A region of Lichenibacterium dinghuense DNA encodes the following proteins:
- a CDS encoding gamma carbonic anhydrase family protein encodes MAVYALGSHEPSLPEDGRFWVAPGAHVVGDVTLGEDVGVWFNASIRGDRAPIRIGARSNVQEGAVLHADPGFPLTIGEGVTVGHRAIVHGCTVGDNSLIGMGAIVLNGARIGANCLVGAGALVTENKSFPDGSLIVGSPARAVRQLDEAAIEGLRRSARTYVDNLRRFRAELRPLD; translated from the coding sequence ATGGCGGTCTACGCGCTCGGCTCGCACGAGCCCTCCCTGCCGGAGGACGGCCGGTTCTGGGTCGCGCCCGGAGCCCACGTGGTCGGGGACGTGACGCTCGGCGAGGACGTCGGCGTCTGGTTCAACGCCTCGATCCGCGGCGACCGTGCCCCGATCCGCATCGGCGCCCGCTCCAACGTGCAGGAAGGGGCGGTGCTGCACGCCGATCCCGGCTTCCCGCTCACGATCGGCGAGGGCGTCACGGTCGGCCACAGGGCGATCGTCCACGGCTGCACGGTCGGCGACAACAGCCTGATCGGCATGGGCGCCATCGTGCTGAACGGCGCCCGCATCGGCGCGAACTGCCTCGTCGGCGCCGGGGCGCTGGTCACCGAGAACAAGTCTTTCCCGGACGGCAGCCTGATCGTCGGAAGCCCGGCCCGCGCCGTGCGCCAGCTCGACGAGGCCGCGATCGAGGGCCTGCGCCGCTCCGCCCGGACCTACGTCGACAACCTCCGCCGCTTCCGCGCCGAGTTGAGGCCGCTCGACTGA
- a CDS encoding mechanosensitive ion channel family protein yields the protein MEFLGVHWVGLTAENGRRLILSVLFVAAVLAVRAGLRRLVLGFVQGDGARQARFWTHQGLNLVAALVIVLGLMSIWFDDPARLATALGLFSAGLAFALQRVVTAFAGYIVILRGNNFTVGDRISMGGVRGDVIALGFIQTTLMEMGVAPNSDAGPSVWVKSRQFTGRIVTVSNAKIFEEPVYNYTRDFPFIWEEMTVTVRYEDDRALVERVVLEAARRHAVDPDELSAEAARTLERRFDLQRLDFAPRVFVRLTPNWLEMNVRFMSRDHGTRAIKDLIARDVLDGLDRAGIRVASVPYRVTEMPGGNARGAAAVEPPAGGRDG from the coding sequence TTGGAGTTCCTGGGAGTGCACTGGGTCGGGCTGACCGCGGAGAACGGCCGGCGCCTGATCCTGTCGGTGCTGTTCGTCGCGGCCGTGCTCGCGGTCCGGGCCGGCCTGCGCCGCCTCGTGCTCGGCTTCGTGCAGGGCGACGGCGCCAGGCAGGCCCGGTTCTGGACCCACCAGGGCCTGAACCTCGTCGCCGCTCTGGTGATCGTGCTCGGGCTCATGTCGATCTGGTTCGACGATCCCGCCCGGCTCGCCACGGCGCTCGGCCTGTTCAGCGCCGGCCTCGCCTTCGCTCTGCAGCGCGTCGTCACCGCCTTCGCGGGCTACATCGTGATCCTGCGCGGCAACAACTTCACGGTGGGCGACCGCATCTCCATGGGCGGCGTGCGGGGCGACGTGATCGCGCTCGGCTTCATCCAGACCACGCTGATGGAGATGGGCGTGGCGCCGAACAGCGATGCCGGGCCTTCCGTCTGGGTGAAGAGCCGGCAGTTCACCGGCCGCATCGTCACCGTGTCCAACGCCAAGATCTTCGAGGAGCCGGTCTACAACTACACGCGCGACTTCCCCTTCATCTGGGAGGAGATGACCGTGACGGTGCGCTACGAGGACGACCGCGCCCTCGTCGAGCGCGTCGTGCTCGAAGCGGCGCGGCGCCACGCCGTCGACCCCGACGAGCTGTCGGCCGAGGCGGCGCGCACGCTGGAGCGGCGCTTCGACCTCCAGCGGCTCGACTTCGCGCCGCGCGTCTTCGTGCGGCTGACGCCGAACTGGCTGGAGATGAACGTCCGCTTCATGTCGCGCGACCACGGCACCCGCGCCATCAAGGACCTGATCGCCCGCGACGTGCTCGACGGGCTCGACCGCGCCGGCATCCGCGTGGCCTCCGTGCCCTACCGCGTGACCGAGATGCCCGGCGGGAACGCGCGGGGCGCCGCAGCGGTTGAGCCTCCGGCAGGGGGACGCGATGGCTGA
- a CDS encoding peroxiredoxin, protein MSVDTPDWSRIPAPADDGAAAHLDGLAVPPVPLPATDGTVVDLSRLPGRAVVYAYPRTGRPGVDNPDGWDMIPGARGCTPQSCAFRDHFADLRALGVDHLFGLSAQDTADQREAAERLHLPFPLLSDADGALAAALRLPTMTVDGMTLLKRLTLVIEGGAILRVFYPVFPPDRSASDVLDWLSNPRS, encoded by the coding sequence GTGAGCGTCGACACGCCGGACTGGTCCCGCATCCCGGCGCCCGCGGACGACGGCGCCGCCGCGCACCTCGATGGGCTGGCGGTTCCCCCAGTGCCGCTGCCGGCCACAGACGGGACGGTGGTGGACCTGTCGCGCCTGCCGGGCCGCGCGGTGGTCTACGCCTATCCGCGCACCGGCCGGCCGGGCGTCGACAACCCGGACGGCTGGGACATGATCCCCGGCGCGCGGGGCTGCACGCCGCAGTCCTGCGCCTTCCGCGATCACTTCGCCGACCTCCGTGCCCTCGGGGTCGATCACCTGTTCGGCCTGTCGGCGCAGGACACCGCCGACCAGCGCGAGGCCGCCGAGCGGCTGCACCTGCCGTTCCCGCTCCTGTCCGACGCGGACGGCGCGCTCGCCGCGGCGCTGCGGCTTCCGACGATGACCGTCGACGGCATGACCCTTCTGAAGCGCCTCACGCTGGTGATCGAGGGCGGCGCGATCCTCCGCGTCTTCTACCCCGTGTTCCCGCCGGACCGCAGCGCCTCGGACGTCCTGGACTGGCTGTCGAACCCCCGGAGTTGA
- a CDS encoding EthD family reductase yields MATTITVLYENVDDATFDLDSYMAKHMPLVDEKFKPFGIKGWRVLKAVGKPFGGKPMYSVIANLEFDTADQFRAAVAAEGGPVFGDVPNFSNKDPVVVIADLVGAAG; encoded by the coding sequence ATGGCGACCACGATCACGGTGCTCTACGAGAACGTCGACGACGCGACGTTCGACCTCGACTCCTACATGGCCAAGCACATGCCGCTGGTCGACGAGAAGTTCAAACCCTTCGGCATCAAGGGTTGGCGCGTGTTGAAGGCGGTGGGGAAGCCGTTCGGCGGCAAACCCATGTACAGCGTCATCGCCAACCTGGAGTTCGACACGGCGGACCAGTTCCGCGCGGCCGTCGCGGCGGAAGGCGGTCCCGTGTTCGGCGACGTGCCCAACTTCAGCAACAAGGACCCGGTGGTGGTGATCGCCGACCTCGTCGGCGCGGCGGGCTGA
- a CDS encoding MFS transporter, whose product MTVLSRSLGDARWSERAAILAVFLQLGLFAGAWAAALPAVKSGLALSDRAIGLALLTFAGGSLVSTLATGALSARVGTRRAIRIGVVATAITMVLPAFARSLLELALATASMGVAMGLLDVSMNGAAGALEERWGAPLMSSFHGAFSLGGLGGAALGGALAGADLGALGQLGVAGAVALTVGAAAAPFLGADAPASGAGGPALALPGRRLLGLGVVAAFCFMVEGAMGDWSAIYLDTVAGSGLALASAGYAGFSIAMAGVRFAGDGAVARLGARAVLVGGGLLAGAGLLLAVLVPVPLVAAVGFGLVGLGLGNVAPVAFSAAARTGSVPAAGVAPVATVGYAGFLLGPPVIGFLSGAAGLRAALACLVVATAVVAAVGYGAAEGRRSRT is encoded by the coding sequence ATGACCGTCCTGTCCCGATCGCTCGGCGACGCCCGCTGGAGCGAGCGCGCCGCCATCCTCGCCGTCTTCCTGCAGCTCGGCCTCTTCGCCGGCGCCTGGGCGGCGGCGCTGCCGGCGGTGAAGTCCGGGCTCGCCCTGTCGGACCGGGCCATCGGCCTCGCGCTGCTGACCTTCGCGGGCGGCTCGCTCGTGTCCACGCTGGCGACGGGCGCGCTGTCGGCGCGGGTCGGCACGCGCCGCGCGATCCGCATCGGCGTCGTCGCGACCGCGATCACGATGGTGCTCCCCGCCTTCGCGCGCTCGCTCCTGGAACTCGCGCTCGCGACGGCCTCCATGGGCGTCGCCATGGGCCTGCTCGACGTGTCGATGAACGGCGCCGCCGGCGCGCTGGAGGAGCGCTGGGGGGCGCCGCTGATGTCCTCGTTCCACGGCGCCTTCAGCCTCGGCGGCCTGGGCGGGGCCGCGCTCGGCGGCGCGCTCGCGGGCGCGGACCTCGGCGCGCTCGGCCAGCTCGGCGTCGCGGGCGCGGTGGCGCTGACGGTCGGCGCCGCCGCGGCGCCCTTCCTCGGCGCCGACGCGCCCGCCTCCGGCGCGGGCGGCCCGGCCCTCGCGCTGCCGGGCCGCAGGCTGCTCGGCCTCGGCGTCGTCGCGGCCTTCTGCTTCATGGTCGAGGGCGCCATGGGCGACTGGAGCGCCATCTACCTCGACACGGTGGCGGGCAGCGGCCTCGCCCTCGCGTCCGCCGGATATGCCGGCTTCTCGATCGCCATGGCGGGGGTGCGCTTCGCCGGCGACGGTGCCGTCGCGCGCCTCGGCGCCCGCGCCGTGCTGGTCGGCGGCGGGCTGCTCGCGGGGGCCGGCCTGCTGCTGGCCGTGCTCGTGCCCGTCCCGCTCGTCGCGGCGGTCGGCTTCGGCCTCGTCGGCCTGGGGCTCGGCAACGTCGCGCCGGTGGCCTTCAGCGCCGCGGCGCGCACGGGCTCGGTGCCGGCGGCGGGCGTCGCCCCCGTGGCGACGGTGGGCTACGCCGGCTTCCTGCTCGGGCCGCCGGTCATCGGCTTCCTGTCCGGCGCCGCGGGCCTGCGGGCCGCGCTCGCCTGCCTAGTCGTCGCGACGGCGGTCGTGGCGGCGGTGGGCTACGGCGCCGCCGAGGGCCGCCGCAGCCGAACGTAG
- a CDS encoding Tim44/TimA family putative adaptor protein translates to MHQSFDPSIVIFAVLAIFVVWKLRSVLGTRTGNERPPFDPFEARRKLREGKSGRDAAKPEPGRGPGQVIPLQRGESRAVEPAAVDPAAAWRDHVEPGSRALDGLSRIAEADRSFEPNSFMQGARGAYEIIVTGFAAGDRAALKPLLAKDVYEGFNAAISAREERGEKNETTFVSTERSLVHDAQLRGRTAQVTIRFQSKMITVTRGRDGAVVEGAPDQVADVFDLWTFARETDARDPNWRLVATEAGA, encoded by the coding sequence ATGCACCAGTCCTTCGATCCGTCGATCGTCATCTTCGCCGTGCTGGCGATCTTCGTGGTGTGGAAGCTCCGCTCGGTCCTGGGGACCCGCACCGGCAACGAGCGGCCGCCGTTCGACCCCTTCGAGGCACGCCGCAAGCTGCGCGAGGGCAAGTCCGGCCGCGACGCCGCCAAGCCCGAGCCCGGCCGCGGGCCGGGCCAGGTGATCCCGCTGCAGCGCGGGGAGTCGCGCGCGGTCGAGCCGGCCGCCGTCGATCCCGCCGCGGCCTGGCGCGACCACGTCGAGCCGGGCTCGCGCGCGCTCGACGGCCTGTCCCGCATCGCCGAGGCCGACCGCTCCTTCGAGCCGAACAGCTTCATGCAGGGCGCGCGGGGCGCCTACGAGATCATCGTCACGGGCTTCGCCGCCGGCGACCGCGCGGCCCTGAAGCCGCTGCTCGCCAAGGACGTCTACGAGGGCTTCAACGCCGCCATCTCGGCCCGCGAGGAGCGCGGCGAGAAGAACGAGACCACCTTCGTGTCGACCGAGCGGTCGCTGGTCCACGACGCGCAGCTGCGCGGCCGCACCGCGCAGGTGACGATCCGCTTCCAGTCCAAGATGATCACCGTCACGCGCGGGCGCGACGGCGCCGTGGTCGAGGGCGCGCCCGACCAGGTGGCGGACGTGTTCGACCTGTGGACCTTCGCCCGCGAGACCGACGCCCGCGACCCCAACTGGCGGCTCGTCGCCACCGAAGCCGGCGCCTGA
- a CDS encoding Smr/MutS family protein, whose protein sequence is MRIRRLSGAEIEIWRRVAASVTPRDGAALPAQPEPSLPPAQTAPAPEKPVAAPRVFHAPSYRPPVSVPKPPPVGLERRYKRKVAIGRVPVEGVLDLHGMTQAQAHSALHHFILRSQRDGARLVIVVTGKGMRERYHPRADAVEPGVLRRAVPSWLRDGALRQVVIGFEEASIGHGGAGALYVRLRRPSAAP, encoded by the coding sequence ATGCGCATCCGCCGCCTGTCCGGGGCCGAGATCGAGATCTGGCGGCGCGTCGCCGCTTCCGTGACGCCCCGCGACGGGGCGGCGCTGCCCGCGCAGCCGGAGCCCTCGCTCCCGCCGGCGCAGACCGCGCCCGCCCCGGAGAAGCCCGTCGCCGCGCCGCGGGTGTTCCACGCGCCGAGCTACCGCCCGCCCGTGTCGGTGCCGAAGCCTCCGCCGGTCGGGCTGGAGCGCCGCTACAAGCGCAAGGTCGCGATCGGCCGCGTGCCGGTCGAGGGCGTGCTCGACCTCCACGGCATGACGCAGGCCCAGGCCCATTCGGCCCTGCACCACTTCATCCTGCGCTCGCAGCGGGACGGGGCGCGCCTCGTGATCGTGGTGACCGGCAAGGGCATGCGCGAGCGCTACCACCCCCGCGCCGACGCGGTCGAGCCCGGCGTGCTGCGCCGCGCCGTGCCGTCCTGGCTGCGCGACGGCGCCCTGCGGCAGGTCGTGATCGGCTTCGAGGAGGCCTCGATCGGGCACGGCGGCGCGGGCGCGCTCTACGTTCGGCTGCGGCGGCCCTCGGCGGCGCCGTAG
- the secB gene encoding protein-export chaperone SecB: MAEQNGNGQGNPGQGGPQLNALAQYIKDLSFENPNAPNSLGPQENGPNIAIQVNVNAKQLSETDFEVSLSLEGSAGEGAGTLFKFELDYAGVFRVAGIPNDQVHPVVMIECPRLLFPFARQIVADSVRNGGFPPLYIDPIDFAGLYRQRMSEASPPPANMA; the protein is encoded by the coding sequence ATGGCCGAGCAGAACGGGAACGGGCAGGGCAACCCGGGGCAGGGCGGCCCGCAGCTCAACGCCCTCGCGCAATACATCAAGGACCTGTCGTTCGAGAACCCGAACGCGCCGAACTCGCTCGGCCCGCAGGAGAACGGCCCCAACATCGCCATCCAGGTCAACGTCAACGCCAAGCAGCTGTCCGAGACGGACTTCGAGGTCAGCCTGTCGCTCGAAGGCTCGGCCGGCGAGGGCGCCGGCACGCTGTTCAAGTTCGAGCTGGACTACGCGGGCGTGTTCCGCGTCGCCGGCATCCCGAACGACCAGGTGCACCCGGTCGTGATGATCGAGTGCCCGCGGCTGCTGTTCCCCTTCGCGCGCCAGATCGTCGCCGACTCGGTCCGCAACGGCGGCTTCCCGCCCCTCTACATCGACCCGATCGACTTCGCCGGCCTGTACCGGCAGCGCATGAGCGAAGCCTCGCCGCCGCCGGCCAACATGGCCTGA
- a CDS encoding DeoR/GlpR family DNA-binding transcription regulator: MPTLPDERQAAILDRLTREGRVLAADLAAEFDTSEDTIRRDLRDLAAAGRCRRVYGGALPPSPAGGPVSRRNAVAPDAKRALGRAAATLVEPGWTVLIDSGSTNLRIAEALPADRDLTVVTNAPAVAAVLAGRPRCALVVLGGRVHPAIGAAFGPRALRDLEGIWADIAFVGACGLAAGPGLTVFDAEEAEFKRCLLRVSARAAVAMTADKLGTAAPFGIGPAADLHHLVVEAGLPEAALDGLAGPRLRVLRADPA, from the coding sequence ATGCCGACCCTGCCTGACGAGCGCCAGGCCGCCATCCTCGACCGCCTGACGCGCGAGGGCCGCGTCCTCGCGGCCGACCTCGCGGCCGAGTTCGACACCTCCGAGGACACGATCCGCCGCGACCTGCGCGACCTCGCCGCCGCGGGCCGCTGCCGGCGCGTCTACGGCGGGGCGCTGCCGCCGTCGCCCGCCGGCGGCCCGGTGTCGCGCCGCAACGCCGTCGCGCCGGACGCCAAGCGCGCGCTCGGCCGCGCCGCCGCCACGCTGGTCGAGCCCGGCTGGACCGTGCTGATCGATTCCGGCTCCACCAACCTGCGCATCGCCGAAGCCCTGCCGGCCGACCGCGACCTCACCGTCGTGACCAACGCGCCCGCCGTCGCAGCCGTGCTGGCGGGGCGGCCGCGCTGCGCGCTGGTGGTGCTGGGCGGGCGGGTGCACCCCGCCATCGGCGCCGCCTTCGGGCCGCGCGCCCTGCGCGATCTCGAGGGCATCTGGGCCGACATCGCCTTCGTGGGCGCCTGCGGCCTCGCGGCCGGGCCGGGCCTCACCGTCTTCGACGCCGAGGAGGCCGAGTTCAAGCGGTGTCTCCTCCGGGTCAGCGCCCGCGCAGCCGTGGCGATGACGGCCGACAAGCTCGGCACCGCCGCTCCCTTCGGGATCGGCCCCGCCGCGGACCTCCACCACCTCGTCGTCGAGGCCGGCCTGCCCGAGGCGGCGCTCGACGGCCTCGCCGGACCGCGGCTCCGCGTCCTCCGCGCCGACCCTGCCTGA
- a CDS encoding xanthine dehydrogenase family protein molybdopterin-binding subunit, with the protein MSTSQKLVGTAQRRVDGRLKVTGGARYAAEFAAADLLHGAVVSGAIAKGRITKIDASAAEAVPGVVKIYTHQNRPRTAWLDSSYRDEVAPPGHPFRALHSDKIMFSGQPVALVLARDFETATYAASLVEVSYDAEAPRTDLDAERGESYDPPKKRAGIDPPPKPRGHADEAFASAPVQVRQEYRVAVEHHNPMEPHATTVVWEGGGNITVHDKIQGVTNTQSYVTGVFGLSKEQVRCISPFVGGGFGSGLRPQYQLFLAVLAALDLERSVRVVLTRDQMFTFGHRPLAIQTVSLGAEADGKLTAIMHDAVQETSTFEDYQENTVNWSGLLYDCANTRFSYELAKLDTYTPSDMRAPGAVLGVYALEAAMDELAYATGVDPVELRLRNYVADRDQNTNKKLTSKALRDCYLQGAERFGWSKRDARPRSMTDGRELVGWGMATGVWEAMMQKTSARATLTGDGRLEVATASADIGTGTYTILTQLAAEALGLRMEDVTAKLGDTSLPYSPLEGGSWTAASAGSAVQMACETVREKVFKLARQLDGSPLANQDLDHVTFRDGRIVVTNDPSRSVSLVDAIASSNEGKVEAEETAAPSMIQQMRFAAYTHSACFVEVKVDEELGVVRVTRVVSAVAAGRILNLQTARSQILGGVVMGIGSALHEEAMLDHTLGRFMNHNLGEYHVPVNADIGAIDVIFVDEPDDKASPIGVKGLGEIGIVGTGAAVANAIYHATGKRVRDLPITIDKLLDA; encoded by the coding sequence ATGAGCACATCGCAGAAACTCGTCGGCACCGCCCAGCGGCGCGTCGACGGCCGCCTCAAGGTGACGGGCGGCGCCCGCTACGCGGCGGAGTTCGCCGCGGCCGACCTGCTGCACGGCGCCGTCGTCTCGGGCGCCATCGCCAAGGGGCGGATCACGAAGATCGACGCCTCCGCGGCCGAAGCCGTGCCGGGGGTCGTCAAGATCTACACGCACCAAAACCGGCCGCGCACGGCCTGGCTCGACTCGTCCTATCGCGACGAGGTGGCGCCTCCCGGCCATCCCTTCCGGGCGCTCCATTCCGACAAGATCATGTTCTCCGGCCAGCCGGTCGCGCTGGTGCTGGCCCGCGACTTCGAGACCGCGACCTACGCGGCCTCCTTGGTCGAGGTGTCCTACGACGCCGAGGCGCCCCGGACCGACCTCGACGCCGAGCGCGGCGAGAGCTACGATCCGCCGAAGAAGCGCGCCGGCATCGACCCGCCGCCGAAGCCCCGCGGCCACGCTGACGAGGCCTTCGCGTCGGCGCCCGTGCAGGTGCGTCAGGAATACCGGGTCGCGGTCGAGCACCACAACCCGATGGAGCCCCACGCCACCACGGTCGTTTGGGAGGGCGGCGGCAACATCACCGTCCACGACAAGATCCAGGGCGTCACCAACACCCAGAGCTATGTGACCGGGGTGTTCGGCCTGTCCAAGGAGCAGGTGCGCTGCATCAGCCCGTTCGTGGGCGGCGGCTTCGGCTCGGGCCTGCGCCCGCAGTACCAGCTCTTCCTGGCCGTGCTGGCGGCGCTCGACCTCGAGCGCTCCGTGCGCGTGGTGCTGACGCGCGACCAGATGTTCACCTTCGGCCACCGGCCGCTGGCGATCCAGACTGTGTCGCTCGGCGCCGAGGCCGACGGCAAGCTGACCGCGATCATGCACGACGCCGTGCAGGAGACCTCGACCTTCGAGGACTACCAGGAGAACACGGTCAACTGGTCCGGCCTGCTCTACGACTGCGCCAACACCCGCTTCTCCTACGAGCTCGCCAAGCTCGACACCTACACGCCCTCCGACATGCGGGCGCCTGGCGCCGTCCTGGGCGTCTACGCGCTCGAAGCCGCGATGGACGAGCTCGCCTACGCGACGGGGGTCGACCCCGTCGAGCTGCGCCTGCGCAACTACGTCGCCGACCGCGACCAGAACACCAACAAGAAGCTGACCTCGAAGGCCCTGCGCGACTGCTACCTGCAGGGCGCGGAGCGCTTCGGCTGGTCGAAGCGCGACGCGCGCCCGCGCTCCATGACGGACGGGCGCGAGCTCGTGGGCTGGGGCATGGCGACCGGCGTGTGGGAAGCCATGATGCAGAAGACCTCGGCCCGCGCGACCCTCACGGGCGACGGCAGGCTCGAGGTCGCGACCGCCTCGGCGGACATCGGCACCGGCACCTACACGATCCTGACGCAGCTCGCCGCGGAAGCGCTCGGCCTGCGGATGGAGGACGTGACGGCGAAGCTCGGCGACACGTCGCTGCCCTACTCGCCCCTGGAAGGCGGCTCCTGGACCGCGGCCTCGGCGGGCTCCGCCGTGCAGATGGCCTGCGAGACGGTGCGCGAGAAGGTGTTCAAGCTCGCCCGCCAGCTCGACGGCTCGCCGCTCGCCAACCAGGACCTCGACCACGTCACCTTCCGCGACGGACGCATCGTCGTCACCAACGACCCGTCGCGGTCCGTGTCGCTGGTCGACGCGATCGCGTCCTCCAACGAGGGCAAAGTCGAGGCCGAGGAGACGGCGGCGCCGTCGATGATCCAGCAGATGCGCTTCGCCGCCTACACGCACAGCGCCTGCTTCGTGGAGGTCAAGGTCGACGAGGAGCTCGGCGTCGTGCGCGTCACCCGCGTGGTGAGCGCGGTCGCGGCGGGCCGGATCCTGAACCTCCAGACCGCCCGCAGCCAGATCCTCGGCGGCGTGGTGATGGGGATCGGCTCGGCGCTGCACGAGGAGGCCATGCTCGACCACACCCTCGGGCGATTCATGAACCACAACCTCGGCGAGTATCACGTGCCGGTGAACGCCGACATCGGCGCCATCGACGTGATCTTCGTCGACGAGCCGGACGACAAGGCCAGCCCCATCGGCGTGAAGGGCCTCGGCGAGATCGGCATCGTGGGCACGGGCGCGGCGGTGGCCAACGCCATCTACCACGCGACCGGCAAGCGGGTGCGCGACCTGCCGATCACCATCGACAAGCTGCTGGACGCCTGA
- the bluB gene encoding 5,6-dimethylbenzimidazole synthase, translating into MPFDDAFRDDLRALLHWRRDVRRFRRDPLPEGALDRLIATACLAPSVGLCQPWRFVTVDDPARRAALRDLFARCNAEAAAGYAGERAERYAALKLAGLDDAPAQLSVFADRSTAVGHGLGRRTMPEMADYSVVTAIHTLWLAARAEGIGLGWVSILDPAAVARILDVPAEWRFIGHLCIGYPAEEADTPELERAGWERRHPAGEAVLRR; encoded by the coding sequence TTGCCCTTCGACGACGCCTTCCGTGACGACCTCCGGGCGCTGCTGCACTGGCGCCGCGACGTGCGCCGCTTCCGCCGCGATCCCCTGCCGGAGGGCGCGCTCGATCGCCTGATCGCGACGGCCTGCCTCGCGCCGTCCGTGGGCCTGTGCCAGCCCTGGCGCTTCGTCACCGTCGACGATCCCGCCCGGCGCGCCGCGCTGCGCGACCTGTTCGCCCGCTGCAACGCTGAGGCCGCCGCCGGCTACGCGGGCGAGCGGGCAGAGCGCTACGCGGCGCTCAAGCTCGCCGGCCTCGACGACGCGCCCGCGCAGCTGTCGGTCTTCGCCGACCGCTCCACCGCGGTCGGCCACGGCCTCGGGCGGCGCACCATGCCGGAGATGGCCGACTACTCCGTCGTCACGGCGATCCACACGCTATGGCTCGCGGCCCGCGCCGAGGGCATCGGCCTCGGCTGGGTGTCGATCCTCGACCCCGCCGCCGTCGCCCGCATCCTGGACGTGCCGGCGGAGTGGCGTTTCATCGGCCACCTCTGCATCGGCTACCCGGCCGAGGAGGCGGACACGCCGGAACTGGAGCGCGCGGGATGGGAGCGGCGCCATCCGGCGGGCGAGGCCGTGCTGCGACGCTGA
- a CDS encoding FxsA family protein: MLRRQNIGTLLLLGLVAEVAAFVAVVDWLGAGPAVLLGIGSTLLGLARLRQVGTASLMGLRAAAAGQPPREDGFADGALSTAGAVLLILPGFITDAIGLALMAPTAREWVMGRIGVRALSPTARRPAGGPRTIDLEAQDWTRLDRSRPS; encoded by the coding sequence ATGCTGCGCCGCCAGAACATCGGAACCCTGCTGCTGCTCGGCCTCGTGGCCGAGGTGGCGGCCTTCGTCGCCGTGGTGGACTGGCTCGGCGCGGGCCCGGCCGTGCTGCTCGGCATCGGCTCGACGCTGCTCGGGCTGGCGCGGCTGCGCCAGGTCGGCACCGCGTCGCTGATGGGCCTGCGCGCCGCCGCGGCCGGCCAGCCGCCGCGCGAGGACGGCTTCGCCGACGGGGCGCTCAGCACCGCCGGCGCCGTGCTGCTGATCCTGCCGGGCTTCATCACCGACGCGATCGGCCTGGCCCTGATGGCGCCGACGGCGCGCGAATGGGTGATGGGGCGCATCGGCGTGCGCGCGCTGTCGCCCACCGCGCGCCGCCCGGCCGGCGGCCCGCGCACCATCGACCTCGAAGCGCAGGACTGGACGCGGCTCGACCGGTCGCGCCCGTCGTGA
- a CDS encoding SIMPL domain-containing protein translates to MRAGFVAIIGLAGLLAPACATAQCPAPPADRATLAVVGSGEVHRKPEIATLDISLLTRGPTLDGTSRDHRGRVAQAAPVIERLRSEGVDVEEGAFTLSEERAPVPVGVRPNDAPPTYRAATRYDLTVKSLARIDAIVAEIAASGLFEVGSMRFSVADQDAALDDARRAAMADALRQARVYADAGGVRVDGIDRIVDGQAAARGDGAFDLPVRSARTASVGIVPPRTLSFSGSVTATWHIVPR, encoded by the coding sequence ATGCGCGCGGGATTCGTCGCGATCATAGGGCTGGCCGGGCTGCTCGCCCCCGCCTGCGCGACCGCTCAATGCCCCGCCCCGCCGGCCGACCGTGCGACGCTGGCGGTCGTCGGAAGCGGCGAGGTGCACCGGAAGCCCGAGATCGCGACGCTCGACATCTCGCTCCTGACGCGCGGCCCGACGCTCGACGGCACGTCGCGCGACCATCGCGGGCGCGTGGCGCAGGCGGCGCCGGTGATCGAGCGTCTCAGGTCCGAGGGCGTCGACGTCGAGGAGGGGGCGTTCACGCTGTCGGAGGAGCGGGCTCCCGTGCCGGTCGGCGTCCGTCCGAACGACGCTCCCCCGACATACAGGGCCGCGACGCGCTACGATCTCACGGTGAAGTCGCTCGCTCGGATCGACGCCATCGTCGCGGAGATCGCCGCGTCGGGGCTGTTCGAGGTCGGGTCGATGCGCTTCTCCGTGGCGGACCAGGATGCCGCGCTCGACGACGCCCGCCGCGCCGCGATGGCGGACGCCCTGCGGCAGGCCCGCGTCTACGCCGATGCGGGCGGCGTCCGCGTGGACGGCATCGATAGGATCGTCGACGGGCAGGCGGCGGCGCGCGGCGATGGAGCCTTCGACCTGCCCGTCCGGTCGGCGCGGACGGCTTCGGTCGGCATCGTGCCGCCCAGGACGTTGAGCTTCTCGGGCAGCGTCACCGCGACGTGGCACATCGTCCCGCGCTGA